The following proteins come from a genomic window of Pseudomonas sp. J452:
- a CDS encoding EAL domain-containing protein encodes MSRLLAILLLCLAYWAAPVHALTLSPDEQAWLANHPQVRLGVDASWPPFEFRDEQGRYQGLSASYVELIEQRLHIAMQPVEPRSWSEVLASAKSGELDLLPGVMSTPERQKDLAFTRPYLDFPIVIIAHHDGPQPRTLKQLYGLKIAVVKDYAPHELLRTRHPDLNLLPLPSVNAALQAVATGQADALIGDLASSVWSMRQLKLEGLYVSGETPYRYQLAMAAPHSNAVLIGILDKLFAELSAEEVEALQKPWVGGMLDGRQSWQQAVLYGLPALLVVLLILAAVLRVNRRLSQEIQGRQALELQLRSSEQHYRGLVESLNAIAWEMRMEDYCFTYVSPHAERLLGYPLHDWLEPGFWQRTLHPDDAENALNYCISESQAGHDHSLDYRMLAADGRVVWIRDIVTPIQQGAKLILRGLMIDISEAKHAEHAQQLSEQKFASVFHNCPDILVIARRSDGVLLALNQTFEQQLGISASEAIGKTATQLDIWGVPGAGTQLLTRLQEDVLNNLEMPFRRRNGELFIGLLSAQPVQLDGSPALVVAVRDITELKRTQQQLQASEEKFAKAFHATPDGMLITRLEDGRILEANEGFTRITGYDIQEAIGRTTLELAIWSSTADRERLVEQVRTHGQARDLLAWIRIRDGQLRLAELSAQPLMIDDTPCMLTMARDITERQQMQERLHQAATVFENTAEGVMITDTEQHITAVNRAFSIITGYSEAEALGQTPRLLASGQHDSAFYAAMWHQLAAEGHWQGEIWNKRKNGELYPEWLTISAVRNQADDITHFVGVFADISTLKHAQARLDHQAHHDPLTGLPNRLLFETRLATALTDALADNHQGAVLFLDLDRFKHINDSLGHPVGDALLKSIALRLREQLRDIDTVARLGGDEFIVLLPGLQQAKHAERVASKLLSCFSAPFQADTHEFFISASIGISLFPIDGNDVATLVKNADAAMYSAKAKGRNRIELYTRNLTFQANERMTLEHELRRASERGELSLHYQPKMCLRSGNLVGAEALIRWSHPVFGDIPPDRFIPLAEESGLILQIGDWVLQEACRQMHEWQSQHAPFGPLSVNLSGSQLSQPQLTERIANTLSDFGLDACYLQLEITEGFIMTQAEEALGVLHELKSLGLQLAIDDFGTGYSSLSYLKRLPLDILKIDKSFVRGLPGDPDDAAITRAIIALGRSLQMTVIAEGVETKAQEIFLTSEGCEQIQGYVVSRPLSAESFANNFLGPLPIGSSEKAPV; translated from the coding sequence ATGTCGCGTCTGCTGGCCATTCTCCTGTTGTGTCTGGCGTACTGGGCAGCCCCGGTGCACGCGCTCACCCTCAGCCCAGACGAACAGGCCTGGCTGGCCAACCATCCGCAGGTGCGCCTGGGCGTTGATGCTTCCTGGCCGCCCTTCGAATTCCGCGACGAGCAAGGCCGCTATCAGGGGCTCAGCGCCAGCTATGTCGAGCTGATCGAACAACGCCTGCATATCGCCATGCAGCCCGTGGAGCCGCGCAGCTGGAGCGAGGTTCTGGCCAGCGCCAAGAGTGGCGAACTCGACCTGCTCCCCGGCGTGATGTCCACGCCCGAAAGACAGAAGGACCTCGCCTTCACCCGCCCCTACCTCGACTTCCCCATCGTCATCATCGCCCACCATGACGGCCCGCAGCCGCGCACCCTGAAACAGCTCTATGGCCTCAAGATTGCCGTGGTCAAGGACTATGCCCCGCACGAGCTGCTGCGCACGCGCCATCCGGATCTCAACCTGCTGCCACTGCCCAGCGTCAACGCGGCCCTGCAAGCCGTCGCCACCGGCCAGGCCGACGCCCTGATTGGCGACCTCGCCTCCAGCGTCTGGAGCATGCGCCAGCTCAAGCTCGAAGGCCTATATGTCAGCGGTGAAACGCCCTACCGCTATCAACTGGCCATGGCCGCCCCGCACAGCAACGCGGTACTGATCGGCATCCTCGACAAGCTGTTCGCCGAACTCAGCGCAGAGGAAGTCGAAGCCCTGCAAAAGCCCTGGGTTGGCGGCATGCTGGATGGCCGACAAAGTTGGCAGCAAGCCGTGCTCTATGGCCTCCCGGCCCTGCTCGTCGTCCTGCTGATCCTCGCCGCCGTGCTGCGCGTGAACCGCCGCCTGAGCCAGGAGATCCAGGGCCGACAAGCGCTGGAACTGCAGCTGCGCAGCAGCGAGCAGCACTACCGCGGCCTGGTCGAAAGCCTCAATGCCATCGCCTGGGAGATGCGCATGGAGGATTACTGCTTCACCTATGTCTCGCCACACGCCGAGCGCCTGCTCGGCTACCCGCTGCACGACTGGCTGGAGCCGGGCTTCTGGCAACGTACCCTGCACCCGGATGACGCCGAGAATGCGCTCAACTACTGCATCAGCGAAAGCCAGGCCGGCCACGACCACAGCCTGGACTATCGCATGCTGGCCGCCGATGGGCGGGTGGTGTGGATTCGCGACATCGTCACGCCCATCCAGCAAGGCGCCAAGCTGATCCTGCGCGGCCTGATGATCGACATCAGCGAAGCCAAGCATGCCGAACACGCACAACAGCTGTCGGAACAGAAGTTCGCCTCGGTCTTCCACAACTGCCCGGACATCCTGGTCATCGCCCGGCGTAGCGATGGGGTATTGCTGGCACTCAACCAAACCTTCGAACAGCAACTCGGCATCAGCGCCAGCGAAGCCATCGGCAAGACCGCCACCCAACTGGACATCTGGGGCGTGCCCGGCGCTGGCACGCAACTGCTCACCCGCCTGCAAGAGGACGTCCTGAACAACCTCGAGATGCCCTTCCGGCGGCGCAACGGCGAGCTCTTTATCGGCCTGCTTTCGGCTCAGCCCGTGCAGCTCGATGGCAGCCCGGCACTGGTGGTCGCGGTGCGCGATATCACCGAACTGAAACGCACCCAGCAGCAACTGCAAGCGTCCGAAGAGAAATTCGCCAAGGCGTTCCATGCCACTCCAGACGGCATGCTGATCACCCGCCTGGAGGATGGCCGCATCCTCGAGGCCAACGAAGGCTTCACGCGCATCACCGGCTATGACATTCAGGAGGCCATCGGCCGGACCACCCTGGAGCTGGCCATCTGGAGCTCGACTGCTGACCGGGAGCGCCTGGTAGAACAGGTTCGCACGCACGGCCAAGCCCGGGACTTGCTGGCCTGGATACGCATCCGCGATGGCCAGTTGCGCCTCGCCGAACTATCCGCCCAGCCGCTGATGATCGACGACACCCCCTGCATGCTGACCATGGCCCGCGACATCACCGAGCGCCAGCAGATGCAGGAGCGCCTGCACCAGGCGGCGACCGTCTTCGAGAACACCGCCGAAGGCGTGATGATCACCGACACCGAGCAGCACATCACCGCGGTCAACCGCGCCTTCAGCATCATTACCGGCTACAGCGAGGCGGAAGCCCTTGGCCAGACCCCGCGCCTGCTCGCCTCCGGCCAGCATGACAGCGCCTTCTATGCCGCCATGTGGCACCAACTGGCGGCCGAAGGCCACTGGCAGGGCGAGATCTGGAACAAGCGCAAGAATGGCGAGTTGTATCCGGAGTGGCTGACCATCAGCGCCGTACGCAACCAGGCCGACGACATCACCCACTTCGTTGGCGTGTTCGCCGACATCAGCACCCTCAAGCATGCCCAGGCCCGGCTGGACCACCAGGCGCATCACGACCCCCTGACCGGTCTGCCCAACCGCCTGCTCTTCGAAACCCGCCTGGCGACCGCACTCACCGATGCGCTCGCCGACAATCACCAGGGCGCCGTGCTGTTCCTCGACCTGGACCGCTTCAAACACATCAATGACAGCCTCGGTCACCCGGTCGGCGACGCCCTACTGAAAAGCATCGCCCTGCGCCTGCGCGAACAACTGCGCGACATCGATACCGTGGCGCGCCTGGGTGGTGATGAGTTCATCGTCCTGCTGCCCGGCCTGCAGCAGGCAAAGCATGCCGAGCGCGTCGCCAGCAAACTGCTGAGCTGCTTCAGCGCGCCCTTCCAGGCCGACACCCATGAGTTCTTCATCAGCGCCAGCATCGGCATCAGCCTGTTCCCCATCGACGGCAACGATGTCGCCACCCTGGTGAAGAATGCCGATGCGGCCATGTACAGCGCCAAAGCCAAGGGCCGCAACCGCATCGAACTCTACACGCGCAACCTGACCTTCCAGGCCAACGAGCGCATGACCCTCGAACACGAACTGCGCCGCGCCAGCGAGCGTGGCGAGCTGAGCCTGCACTACCAGCCGAAGATGTGCCTGCGCAGCGGCAACCTGGTCGGCGCAGAGGCGCTGATCCGCTGGAGTCATCCGGTATTCGGCGACATCCCGCCCGATCGCTTCATTCCGCTGGCCGAAGAAAGCGGGCTGATCCTGCAGATCGGTGACTGGGTATTGCAGGAAGCCTGCCGGCAGATGCACGAATGGCAAAGCCAACACGCGCCCTTCGGCCCGCTCTCGGTCAACCTGTCCGGCAGCCAGCTCAGCCAGCCACAGCTGACCGAACGCATCGCCAACACCCTCAGCGACTTCGGCCTGGATGCCTGCTACCTGCAACTGGAAATCACCGAAGGCTTCATCATGACCCAGGCCGAGGAAGCACTGGGCGTACTGCACGAACTGAAGAGTCTGGGCCTGCAACTGGCCATCGACGACTTCGGCACCGGCTACTCCTCGCTCAGCTACCTCAAGCGCCTGCCACTAGACATCCTGAAGATCGACAAATCCTTCGTCCGCGGCCTGCCCGGCGACCCGGACGACGCCGCCATCACCCGCGCCATCATCGCCCTGGGCCGCAGCCTGCAGATGACCGTGATCGCCGAGGGCGTGGAAACCAAGGCCCAGGAGATCTTCCTCACCAGCGAAGGCTGCGAACAGATCCAGGGCTACGTGGTCAGCCGCCCGCTCTCGGCCGAGTCCTTCGCCAACAACTTCCTCGGCCCCTTGCCGATTGGCAGCAGCGAAAAGGCACCGGTATAA
- a CDS encoding TrlF family AAA-like ATPase: protein MADEFDVQSDLGSLWHRWDPHIHTPGTALNDQYTGPDPWEEFLSAIEASSPPIRALGITDYFGIERYEQVVDLKKQGRLPGVGLIFPNVELRLGIETAKASAVNIHLLFSPHDSDHVERIKRFLLEFEFPHLGETYRCHRDDLIRLGRTHKAQLTNDDAARSEGANQFKVTFDQLKLALSKNEWVKKNTLIAVAGGEKDGSSGLRDATASFAAQRKNIEGLAHIVFSANPKQIRFWLGKESASVEELESQYNGCKPCLHGSDAHSAAKVGQPDGDRRCWIKGDLTFDSLRQICIEPEERVFVGAEPPRGALDSHAIKSVSVTNAPWIANGAVALNAGLVAVIGARGSGKTALADLIAAGGLALSPHLNERSFIHRAKQHLTDSEAELHWASGEKTGNQLTDTDMEDYLASPYVQYLSQQFVDQLCSAEGLDDALVAEIERVIFNAHPLTERQSADSFMELLNIRLDSSRQMRERQQQALTRASADLTDERVRKDGLKTLEKDRDEKKRAIDKDKTDRDALIPKGNEERARRHEQISLAVDAKRQQVDQATRKHQTLLHLQNDVRDFRSRQAPAILADLKSDRENAGLSAADWDAFKLDYVGPVDSLLTEHIKQASLLIAELQGPANTDPEVQANPDPAVALISSDSSLADQSLSLLERELARIRALVGVDAQNAKRFTTLSDKITRAEAALNKVLQQIERAQGADERIRVLVDARRTAYAAIFEAIVEEENELVDLYGPIKSRIEGAAGSLSKLSFSVRRVVDLPGWAAKGESLLDLRTNGPFKGRGELLRSARAGLLSAWSTGDATQAAAALLDFVKANESALRAHMPENADFRAWARDISDWLYSTNHINVGYGLQYDGVDIEQLSPGTRGIVLLLLYLAIDAEDDRPLIIDQPEENLDPQSIFQELVHRFRDAKKRRQIIIVTHNANLVVNTDADQVIVAKCGSHRPGKLPLITYVSGSLENPLIRQHVCEILEGGERAFKERAKRLRVSI, encoded by the coding sequence ATGGCTGACGAGTTTGATGTCCAAAGCGATCTAGGCTCTCTGTGGCATCGCTGGGACCCGCATATCCATACGCCCGGTACTGCTCTGAACGACCAATACACAGGGCCAGATCCCTGGGAGGAGTTCCTCAGTGCCATTGAAGCCTCAAGCCCGCCCATTCGTGCCCTGGGCATCACCGACTACTTCGGCATTGAGCGCTACGAGCAGGTCGTTGACCTAAAAAAACAGGGCCGGCTGCCAGGCGTTGGCCTGATTTTCCCCAACGTCGAACTGCGTCTGGGCATCGAGACGGCGAAGGCATCCGCAGTCAATATCCATCTGCTGTTCTCACCGCATGATTCGGATCATGTTGAGCGTATTAAGCGCTTCCTGCTGGAGTTCGAGTTTCCTCACCTGGGGGAGACCTATCGGTGCCATCGCGACGACCTCATCCGCCTGGGTCGCACTCACAAGGCACAGCTGACAAACGACGATGCAGCGCGATCCGAAGGTGCCAACCAATTCAAGGTAACTTTCGATCAACTTAAGCTGGCGTTGTCGAAGAACGAATGGGTCAAAAAGAACACCCTCATCGCTGTCGCGGGCGGAGAAAAAGATGGCTCATCTGGACTGCGCGACGCGACGGCCTCATTCGCAGCGCAGCGCAAGAATATCGAAGGTCTGGCGCATATCGTCTTCAGCGCGAATCCGAAGCAAATCCGGTTCTGGCTCGGCAAAGAGTCAGCCTCGGTCGAAGAGCTCGAAAGTCAGTACAACGGCTGCAAACCGTGCTTGCATGGGTCGGATGCACATTCTGCCGCCAAGGTAGGCCAACCCGATGGTGACCGCCGATGCTGGATCAAGGGCGACCTGACATTCGATTCGCTGCGCCAGATCTGCATCGAACCTGAAGAGCGGGTTTTTGTTGGTGCCGAGCCTCCGCGCGGTGCGCTGGATAGCCATGCAATCAAGTCAGTGTCCGTCACAAACGCGCCGTGGATCGCGAATGGCGCCGTAGCACTGAATGCGGGCCTAGTTGCCGTGATTGGCGCACGGGGGTCCGGCAAGACCGCACTGGCAGATTTGATCGCGGCCGGCGGCCTTGCGCTTTCCCCCCATCTGAACGAGCGATCTTTCATCCATCGGGCGAAACAACACCTCACCGACAGTGAAGCCGAGTTGCACTGGGCATCCGGAGAAAAGACCGGAAACCAGCTCACCGATACCGACATGGAAGACTATCTGGCCAGCCCGTATGTTCAGTACCTGTCGCAACAGTTTGTTGACCAGCTCTGCTCGGCGGAAGGCTTAGACGACGCTCTGGTCGCGGAGATCGAGCGAGTAATTTTCAATGCGCACCCGCTCACCGAGCGCCAGAGTGCCGACTCATTTATGGAACTGCTGAATATTCGGCTGGATTCCTCACGCCAGATGCGGGAACGCCAGCAGCAGGCGCTGACTAGGGCATCCGCCGACCTCACCGATGAGCGCGTTAGGAAGGACGGCCTCAAGACACTAGAGAAGGATCGCGACGAGAAGAAACGCGCTATTGATAAGGACAAAACTGATCGTGACGCCCTGATCCCCAAGGGCAATGAAGAACGGGCCAGACGTCATGAACAAATCTCCCTTGCGGTCGATGCGAAACGGCAGCAAGTGGATCAAGCTACACGTAAGCATCAAACCCTGCTCCACCTGCAAAACGACGTGCGTGATTTCCGGTCCAGGCAAGCGCCGGCAATCCTCGCCGACCTTAAGAGCGATCGCGAGAATGCCGGTTTAAGCGCCGCTGACTGGGATGCCTTCAAACTCGACTATGTAGGCCCAGTCGACTCGCTTCTGACCGAACACATCAAACAGGCGAGCCTTTTGATTGCTGAGCTGCAGGGTCCCGCGAATACCGATCCGGAGGTTCAGGCGAACCCTGATCCAGCAGTCGCACTTATTTCCTCGGACTCGAGCCTTGCCGATCAGTCTCTCTCCTTGCTGGAACGAGAGCTGGCTCGCATACGCGCACTGGTTGGCGTCGATGCGCAGAACGCCAAGCGCTTCACCACCTTGTCTGACAAGATCACCAGGGCAGAGGCTGCACTTAACAAAGTGCTCCAGCAGATTGAGCGCGCCCAAGGTGCCGACGAGCGCATACGAGTACTGGTCGACGCACGTCGCACGGCATATGCAGCCATCTTCGAGGCCATCGTCGAGGAAGAAAATGAGCTAGTAGATCTCTATGGGCCCATCAAGTCTCGCATTGAAGGGGCTGCCGGCTCTCTATCAAAGCTCTCGTTCTCGGTACGTCGAGTCGTCGATCTACCTGGATGGGCAGCCAAAGGTGAAAGCCTACTGGACTTACGCACCAACGGCCCCTTCAAAGGACGCGGCGAATTGTTGCGATCCGCGCGCGCCGGACTTCTATCGGCTTGGTCGACCGGTGACGCCACCCAAGCTGCCGCAGCCTTACTAGACTTCGTTAAAGCCAATGAGTCGGCGCTCAGGGCTCACATGCCTGAGAATGCTGACTTCCGCGCCTGGGCGCGCGATATCTCCGACTGGCTTTACAGCACCAATCACATCAATGTCGGATATGGCCTGCAGTATGACGGCGTCGATATCGAACAGTTGTCGCCCGGCACACGCGGCATCGTGTTGCTATTGCTGTACCTGGCCATTGATGCGGAAGACGACCGGCCGCTGATCATCGACCAGCCCGAGGAAAACCTGGACCCTCAGTCGATCTTCCAAGAGCTGGTACATCGTTTCCGTGATGCTAAAAAGCGGCGTCAGATCATCATCGTGACGCACAACGCCAACTTGGTGGTTAACACTGACGCGGATCAAGTGATCGTGGCTAAGTGCGGGTCGCATAGACCTGGCAAATTACCGCTCATTACCTACGTGAGCGGTAGCCTCGAAAACCCGCTCATTAGGCAGCACGTCTGCGAAATCCTAGAAGGTGGTGAGCGTGCTTTCAAAGAGCGCGCCAAACGACTGCGGGTTTCAATCTGA